Proteins encoded in a region of the Scyliorhinus torazame isolate Kashiwa2021f chromosome 1, sScyTor2.1, whole genome shotgun sequence genome:
- the LOC140415036 gene encoding DNA-binding protein inhibitor ID-3-A-like, which produces MFGAEVVYCTGAVTDRQTEKQAGTATSKIFLRTFVNSNASFKKNSKREFETGEMKAISPIRSVRSCYEAVCCLSDQSLAISRSKNPLEESISLMYDMNDCYCKLKELVPSIPQNKKVSKMEILQHVIDYIFDLQIALENQQQDPANNPASSSSILALQRSELSSEGDSLGFCH; this is translated from the exons ATGTTTGGTGCAGAGGTTGTGTACTGTACTGGAGCtgttacagacagacagacagagaaacaggcaggcACTGCCACTTCCAAGATCTTTCTGCGAACATTCGTCAACTCAAACgcgagttttaaaaaaaattccaagagGGAATTTGAGACAGGAGAAATGAAAGCTATCAGCCCCATCCGATCTGTCAGAAGCTGTTACGAGGCGGTGTGCTGTTTGTCTGACCAGAGTTTAGCTATCTCACGGAGCAAGAACCCCTTGGAAGAGTCAATCAGCTTGATGTACGACATGAACGACTGCTACTGTAAACTGAAGGAGCTGGTTCCCAGCATCCCCCAGAACAAGAAAGTTAGCAAAATGGAAATCCTCCAGCACGTTATCGATTATATTTTTGACTTGCAGATCGCGCTAGAAAACCAGCAACAGGACCCTGCCAATAACCCTGCGTCAAGCAGCTCTATCCTGGCACTGCAG CGATCGGAACTGTCCAGTGAAGGAGATAGTTTGGGCTTCTGTCACTGA